The following coding sequences are from one Rutidosis leptorrhynchoides isolate AG116_Rl617_1_P2 chromosome 11, CSIRO_AGI_Rlap_v1, whole genome shotgun sequence window:
- the LOC139876043 gene encoding uncharacterized protein: MDTKEIFGGKVVVLGGDFRQTLPVVPKGNRIETIAACLTRSLLWPLLTILRLEENIRARLDPYFINFLLDISNGTNNSEMDDTVKIPTSMLIEVHCINFFQSSGVIGPHSLPCTIATAHRLRLSNNSSTFPGEEKEYVSFDETIDPNDQTQYEDFLHSLTPNGMPPHKLALKRLALEISLLCFAMTINKAQGQTLDIVGVYLREPVFSHGQLYVALSRARASKDARVLIRPSIDDFF; encoded by the exons ATGGACACAAAAGAAATCTTTGGAGGTAAGGTTGTTGTTCTTGGTGGAGATTTTAGACAAACACTCCCGGTGGTACCTAAAGGAAATAGAATTGAAACAATTGCCGCGTGTCTAACTAGGTCTTTGTTATGGCCATTACTCACCATACTACGCTTAGAAGAAAACATTAGAGCTAGACTTGATCCCTACTTTATAAATTTTCTCCTGGATATTAGCAACGGTACAAATAACTCAGAAATGGATGACACTGTCAAGATTCCAACCTCTATGCTCATTGAGG TACATTGTATAAATTTTTTCCAAAgtagtggggtcataggaccccactcACTTCCATGTACAATCGCCACTGCTCATAGACTACGTTTATCCAACAACTCATCTACG TTCCCGGGCGAAGAGAAAGAATATGTCAGCTTCGATGAGACCATTGACCCAAATGACCAAACTCAATATGAAGATTTCTTGCATTCACTTACGCCAAATGGCATGCCACCACATAAGCTCGCACTCAAG AGATTAGCTTTGGAGATTTCGCTG TTATGTTTCGCAATGACAATTAACAAAGCCCAGGGACAAACGCTTGACATTGTTGGAGTATACCTAAGGGAACCAGTTTTCTCTCATGGACAACTATATGTTGCGCTCTCACGAGCAAGAGCGAGTAAAGATGCAAGAGTCCTTATCAGACCATCAATTGACGattttttttaa